In Micropterus dolomieu isolate WLL.071019.BEF.003 ecotype Adirondacks linkage group LG01, ASM2129224v1, whole genome shotgun sequence, the sequence ATTTAAACGGGAATCGTTAACAGAGAGCCTAAGTTCGTCCCTTCCGCTTCCTctatgggaccttattttggaagaaataaaaaataaccacaattaaccagtgggtttcttcaattttcactttCGGGtagaaatcagcctttaaactcaaaagaaataatgatttgatacttatcgtgataattacaGGTATCGAAAGAtgtgaaactttttattgttttatccCAGCATTTTCCACCATCTGGCACAAGACCATAATGCTGGGAGGTCAAATTTATGGAAAATATAGTTGATAAATTAATAGATACATGTGAAAATACTCACTCTGTTTAACAACACTATTAAATCAAGACAGTCAACTCTTTGTTTTCATCGGATGTATTTAAACAACAATAGAAAAACACTCAGGGaacacagggaaaaaaaacGATAACGGATCTACTTCTAAAAACTCTGAAATTAAACATATTTACACAGACAGAATCTGAAATAAAATCTAAACGACAAAAAAAAGGCGCATATCAAACACACTGTGAGAAGATTTTCACTTAGTGGTTATGTCCCAAAATACAAACTTATGTAATCAGCCAGCGTTGAGGGTACATGAGTGTTTCTTAATTAAAGGTTTTTCATCCAACATCTTTCATTAAATCAGCCTGAATTATTAAAGTCCATTGTTGTGTTCGGTGTTGCCAAGACGACGCCTGCAAAGACACCCGAAAGCTTTTGCAGCTGGAACCAAGAACATTTAACAAAACTTGTGAGCGAGTAAATGAAAGAGGGGGAGAGCTCTAAGTGCTGCCAGTGTTTTACTCTCAGGTGGCTTCCTGTGTGGAGATTTGATGGCAGCAGAAAGTTTaacagtgcagacagagagaagctgCAGACTCTTCTAGACCTGGTCGTCTGATCCACTTGAGGCAGACAACATGCTCGGATCTGGTTTCAGTGCTCACATCTGATCTGCAACAATGCAGTTAACATATAGAACCAGTCAACAGCCTCGTCTTTCtagtttgtatttaaaatataagtTCAAGCCAGTGAAAAACCTCAAATGGTCCAAAAGTAAGCAGCAAACTGCCAaagttaaaataatattatatataataaagtccaaataaagcttctgagggtgtattaacaggctgttccaacatgtttactgtagaaatgtttcatttctttccactgctgcagaataattTGAAGTTGTTctgaaatttacattatttttcagtttttctgaccttaactttgtctttaccttctttggttattcggcagcagtggaaggaaatgaaGCCTTCAAACATCTTTCTACAGCAAACATTCTTTATCAGCAAAGAATATCAAATAATCAGAAGGCACTAAACTACATTTTCCTCGGACGATTTCACCTGATACTTCATCTGGGCCATGATTATTCCAGTCTGGACTCAACCTTACTGTTTAAAAGCACAACAAATCATTTAAGAACAAATAATCAGAGTGGACCCGCACAGCCCTGCTGAGGcctcagctgctgcagctcctccagctgATTTAGTCTCATTAAACTGGTGCGTCTGCGCctgctgcagctttaaaaacaaacaaacaaaacaaaataccacGTCTACTTCCTCCTCTTCACAAACGCCTTTGCTTCTTTCTGCAGTCGCTTCATGTCCTCCTTGCCGCTGTCATCAGAGTCAGGAGGGGCGTAGTCCGAGTCATCGCCCACGTCCTCGCTGTCGTCATTGATGAAGCTGTCGTCATCCTCAAAGTCCTCGTCTTCATCTTCGTCATCAGCCGGGGGCTTCTTGCGGACGGTGCGTTTAGCGGCGGCTGTAAAAAGCAGGTTTCACATGGCGTTATAATCCAGAGTGAGTCACAGAAGGAGATTACACAAACGGCTTAAAACACCAAGCTCTGTGGAAAAGATTATGTGAGAGTATTTTAAAATCAGCGGTTCTGCTCGTACTTCATTAGATCTTTAATGAGCTGCTTTAATTTTCTACTTGTAAAAAGGAGCAAATAAGAGACAAAAGAGGAAGTTAGACATTTCCGTTTTAGAATAATAGCTGCTGCGTCACTGTgcagcatgtttttgtttgttctttagGCAGCATGATACCTCGAAGACATGTAGAAAAAGTCAGGGCTAAAGATTTTACCAAGGAGTTACTTATAGTAACTAGATAGTTTCCAGTGTGATtattatactactactactagaaatatctcaacaacttcTGAATGGATTACCACATGAAGCATGAACCCTTCTTACCTGTTGCTGTGCAAATATTTTaaagctttagttactttgcagattcagatcaataatacaaaatatagtCAAAAAATTACGAACTTTACTAAAATGAACtgttaccagctgcaacattaaagtagTGATAATCcagtattataatatatattattcagaAAAAGGGCCAATCTGCATAATCAGTACTTTCATTTTTGGTATtggcatttttttcattttactgcTCATGCCCTTGTACTTTTGCTTGGAACGGGGACAGATTCAAGTTGTTCATGAGCGCTGCTTCTTTGGACTTTTGGCCCAGTTATATGTTCACCACACTCCAGTAACAACTGTGAAACATCTGAATTAAAAACAGTTTAGTGTTTGATAAAAGATTCACTTTTATTGTAAGTCCCACTGATGAACAAGTGCATCTGTTGGCCGCtgctcatccatccatccaaatgATGATTGTGAAGCCTCTGCACGTTTACTACCTTTAACTGCCTTCCAGCcatcaaaccatccatccatcctccatccatccaaccatccatccatccaacaaaccatccatccatccatcctccatccatccatccaaccatccatccaaccatccaacaaaccatccatccatccatccaaccatccatcaaaccatccatccatccaaccatccatccaaccatccaacaaaccatccatccatccatccaaccatccatcaaaccatccatccatccatcaaaccatccatccatcctccatccatccatcaaaccatccatccatcctccatccatccatcaaaccatccatccatcctccatccaaccatccatcaaaccatccatcctccATCCATCAAACCATCtatcctccatccatccatcctccatccaaccatccatccatccatcaaacCATCcatcaaaccatccatccatccaaccattcatccatccatccatcaaaccatccaaccatccatcaaaccatccatcctccATCATCTATCAATCCAACCATCcatcaaaccatccatcctccATCATCTATCAATCCaaccatccatctatccatcatcCATAcatgggcggctgtggctcaggaggtagagcgggttggccgttaatcggaaggtcggcggttcaatccctggctcgcgtgtcaaagtgtccttgggcaagatactgaactgagtgagtgtgaatgttagtttccgtttgagcacttaggctcagtgtatgaatgtgtgtgactggtgaatgcagatgtagtgtaaaagcgctttgagtggtcgaaaagactagaaaacTAGaagctatacaagtacggagcatttacatacatCAAAATGATAATTGTGCAGCCTCACTACCTTTAACTGCCTtctagttttacatttttttaaataaaagaatcATAATTCAGTCAAGATCTCACTAAATATCaaatgatattaataataataaatccagCAAATGAGCATCGGTGTAGAAGAAATAAAGAGCGTGATGATGAAACACTGCGCTCCATTATTTCTGTGCTGTCAGAATAAACACGGTGGAGGCGACACTCAGCGCCTTTAATCAGAAAACAACTGTGACGAGCGGCGCCGCATAAATTAAGTGTCAACTAAATGTCAGCTGAGGTGATCAAAATGAACATGCTGCTGTGAGGAATCAGACCAGTTCTGGTGACAGGTAGGTGCTTCTGTTCCTTCTCAGGTTGAGGTAGATCTGTTGCCAAAACCGTTCAGAGACGGAAACTCATTTTGATTTCACTTTTCCAACATTTTGTGACACCGACGGTTTATCAGCCCAGTAAATCCTTCTGTAAGCTCAACATACTGCAGATCAATGTGACACACATTACAACAGTTATATGGGAACGGGCATATATGTCGTTTTGGATCAATTGACCTATTTTGTCAGTTAGATAAGAGGACGTGTAGCACATAGCACCACATTATTAATctataatgttttgttattatagTATGGCAGGACTATAAAATGGCACAAGAACAGTAActactaattaattaatgagtaattaatgttttgtatttgttttgttgattcACAGTGACTCAGTAACTATTAATGTTCATTCGATTCAGAGGTATGTATGACCTAATCATTATGTAATGATCCACTAACACAGTATGTCTTATTCTGTTCTCTGGTAACTCACCTTTATCATCTAAACAGTTCTCCTATTTGAGATTTTACTTACTAATAATTATCAGATTCATTTCTTACTAACTAGTTACACTATCATATTCTAATATGTTAATGAAGCATTATTAAACCGTAACTTCTGGTGAATTTAGGGGAAATCTACAGACACAAATAGACTAACTGtagtaaaaagtgttttctttCTACTATTCTGAAAGAAGACATGTTATGCAAGCAAAAGAGCCCAAAACCTTGAATCTCAATGAAAAATTTATTAGAAaattattacttattaataattaatgaaaaatgtatatgtttaataattaaaCCAGTTTAAAAAGGCTGTAACACATTTGAATAATGGGCCTGAGTTAATGAAGTTTTCATTTGAACGAAGCTTCTGTTACCTGATATGAAAtatatttcataataaaatgtattatatttgttGAGAGCAGACCCCATttactttaattaaaaacaaatttttaaagtaatacaGACAGTAGCCCTGAACATTTAATGCTGGACTTATGTTTACTGCATCCTTAGTGTTGATGCTACATGCTGAATTTTACTGATCTCActgttaattaaaattaaaaatcaaaaaacaataaGTGCCTACCtggtttctttgtgtgtttgtattcttTCCTGTGAAGAGGATTTTTCCTGTGTGGGATAAAAAATAAGTCACTGTCAAGTTGAATTAAACAGAGATCAATAAACAGGATTAATATCACTTTCAGTCTGACACAGGAACTCAAGACTCACACTGGAGGCTACTAAAGGCTGCAGTCATAGTATGAGGGTGGCACCAGAGGAGAGGTCGTTAAAATGTAAAGGGTTCATCCTCCGGGGAGCAGCAATGTGATCAGGAAATGTCTTGGAAATCTGCCTGTTTGATTATAAAATATCTTGTGTGCAAACTTGAGTATTTTGGTCTAAAGGTCGAGAGGAATGTTCAGGAGGTCACTAAGATCAATAGAGTTTATCATCTGGAGGTCATGAATATCCGCAACAAAATCCAAGGGTATACTAACTAATTCACCAATCATGTGGTGCACGTTTGGCCTAATGGTGGCATTAGATGAAATGTCAAAGAGGCCTGAATGTCAGCAgagttcatcctctggggaacatgaataaattaaaattctACAGGACTCCAGCTCTGTGACatcttttgttaaaagttaACCTTTTGGCCTTGGATGGGTGCTCATGGGATATCCATCCAGTTCAAGTTCATCAACTGGAGACAATTCACAGCAGATTTCATAGTAATCTGGACGTGTCAGGGTTTCACAGTGTATTAGAGCGGAGACGGGCCTTGTTGGCTGAAATACAGAGCACCTCGCtaacattataaaataaataaacttttataaaagAGCAGTCTCTTACAGCCAGTATGCATGTATGAATTATTAGTTTAGTTTGTGGAATTCTTTTTGAACACTGGATGGCATTTACGTATGTGAGCTCACCAGGACAGTTGGGAGTTGGGAGAACTGTGTTTTTGGCCGTGTAGCCATGCACACGCTGTAGTTTGTTGTAGCTTATTTTTAGAATAAAGTGTATTTGCATCAagcttctcatctaactctcccCCAGCTGTCACAGTATTTTGCTTTGGACCAGTAAGACCTGGATTTGGAGTCGCTGCTCAGCCTTGTTCCAATTTTTCTCAATGGCCACTcatcacagcaaaaaaaaaagaaaccatgcTGCCCAAAACGTTTTTCCGCACAGGGCACATTATAAAAGAGACAAGAGATGTCTGTAAAACTGCAAACAAGGTCAATTATGACTCTTTCTATTATGTAACTTTCATCCATAAAGGTTTTGCATTTGTAAAAATGTCCTCGTGGAGAGAAAAGGCAACGCTGTAGGCGAGCAATTCTCATTGGGCTTTCTTTGAATAAACACCATCTTTGCGCCCAGGATCCATTTCTAATAATACATCCATGAGGCTGCCCCACtaattactgtttaaatgtcttATTCAACAACCTGTAATGTCAATTTATCTGTGTGTTCTCCTGATTGATGGAAAAATCTGCTACCAAAATATGTTTCAGAAACGTTTTGCAATCTCATCTCCATTAATGTTAGCTTCCTCAGATTTCCCATCATGCCTTTCAGTCACTCTGCTGGTAATAATAGATGTGCTCCGATGTCCGACCTGTAGCAGTCGGTACCGTAGGGGCATTCAGGTAggtctgcctcctcctcctcctcctcctcgtcctcctcttcgTAGTCGGTGTCGCCGGGGTGGCTGCACTCCTGGAAGTGGACCGGGTTCtttctgcaaaacaaacaaacagggagGTGATGAGAGGGCTTCAGCCTGCTGGAGGAGAAACATGTCAGAGACTCTGCAAATAAACAGTTCCCTTGTGTTTGGGTCGATCCCCAGCTCCCcaagtctgcatgtcaaagtgtcctcggggaagacactgaaccccaaatagATCCTGGCGGCTGGTCCATTGGGGTGGGAACGTAATTTCCGTTCTGATGAGcagccatcagtgtatgaatgtggtcgcaaagactagaaaggtgttgttcaaatacagagcatttgcCATTATGTACATTTCAAAGGACCAAACTGTGTTCTGTTCAGGACCGTTGAAACCCTGGAGCTGGGCTGGGATCAACTGTTCTTTTAGAGTTACATAGAGTTACATACTGAATCAAGTGAAATAAAGAGAGCAAATTTTAGCAACATGTTATGAGGAAGTCAAGTCAAACAGGTCGCCTACAAAACAAGATGGAATACCAGCGTGCATTTTACAAGTTTAACATATCTGGATGTTAAGAACTGTTTCATGGaggtgaaaaacaacaaaccacaagaaaaaaaattacagtaaGTGACGTTTTGACATTTAGACTTCAGATTTGCAATCACATTGAAATGAGGCAATTAGCACTTTGTAGATATACGACTGTATGCAGAACGTCCATTTAAAGTAGTCGTCTGTAGTCAATGTTTTCAAGGTAAACACCAATATTAGCACAATGATACACTTTTCATGCTACTGCGTTATTACGAATTCGAGGTGGCAACAGAAGACTACATGTTTATTTCCTAGTtgctgtgaaacaaaaccccCGCAACAACCAGCCACCTACAGGAAAGGAAAAGTTTAGACCTGCAGATAAAAACACGTTGCCCCTGACTGATCACAGCTTACCATCTGTAGGGGCCACCTGTAAGTCTCCCATGTGTTCTATGTTTATGGTCTCATCCATATTATTCACTGCACTCAGATTGTAGGTGGTGGGCGTGTCCACCAGGGTTATGGGCGGAAGTGATAGTGGTCTATCTTTTTGcttcacctgttcacctgtttttttttgggctttgacagagagagggggtgagCCTGGGAGAGAACACTTTCTGTTGACTGACAGATCGTTGAGTGGAACTTATTTTTTGCGCGTCACAGTGTTTtcagtctctctgtgtttagTCCCTCGAGGCTGCAAATTTTGTTTTGCGTTGTTTTTACAGCCGCTATACCGTCTTTCACAAAGATTtatgaatgtaaacaaactaTGGTGTCTGAAGTGTCTTGTGttgaaaagacaacaaaaaaagaaagaataggCCACTGTGACCTTCCTTGTGTTTCACAGTTCCAcctcacagcaacaacaacatcgcTTGTCTTTCACCAGGTTTAGAGTTACAGAGCGCTCTATGCTACTATTGGTAAAAGTCCCAAACAGTGAATTATGTCCTAGAACGTGGAAGGAGGGAGAAAATCTGACATGCTCGTCCGTCTGCTGGGACATGGTAAAAtagaaatgaaacatttttgtgtCTCTCCAACCTCCAGTAGTGTTGGTTATCAAGAATCAGCTCCAAGTTGGAACCGGTACCACATTTCCAAGAACCGTGGATTCATTTAGACCCGTGCGTTTGGATTCTGCTCCTCGGCTCCTAACTTCCTGCATATctcagctcctgactgaactgcagtgagcatttacACTCCATCAAAGGAGCCGCTACGCCGACCTAACGTCACCTCATTTGTTAACAAAGCgtgaagaagagagtccttctgtttccagtcctggaccgtggcggaccgcagcaaacgctccaaagtttggcttagcttcactaaaacagagaaggccacagcagaatgcagcagctgcagtaaggaggtttggtgcgaggcaggaagcagctccaacatgaTGAAGCGTTTattcaacacggcgtgaatctgaaggaacgcacCGCGTTGAACGTGCCGCGCTCTCCCAGCTACAATGACGccccagatccagctaacgctaacagtagcaacgtctcaggtacaaaacaccttttatactgaagggaaaccaatgATGGCTACAAATGAGTccccagagacgcccctctaggacagagacgcctttcactttagccatgaaggggatGATGAGcaaggaagaggatgaaggtcACCGAGCGCTGACAGGATCTGTGCTGAAGGAACCAGAACCCTGATTCAATAGGAAGAATCAGTGTGCCGTGATGCTCTTCTCCACTGCAGCCCCACTTTGTGGTTTGTGTATAAGAAAACCTTTCAAGTCcagtaaattttatttatatattccaGTATCACAAATCATTTGCATCACGGTGCTTTACAAGctgtacagcatacaacacagtctgtcttTAGACCCTCGATTCTGATAAGGAAAAACTGTTTTTGGCTCGCTTCATGTTCATCAGCTCAAGTGCACTTCATCTCATCTCTGTTGGAAAATGAGTCACATCAAAGTAAAGTCTTCTGGCAGGACTTAGAAATAAAATCCCAGACATGCTTTCTTTATTTTGCTCTAAAGAAGCTCAACCTGAGACAAACGTACCTGTAGCAGTCCTTTCCGTACGGACACGGTGCTCTGAGTCGAGGTTTGGACGGAGCGGGTCTGGACGAGGGGCCACTGTTTGACCCGACAGACTCCGCCCGTTTGGTCATTTGTCGTCCGTTTTTTGACGTCTTGTCCTCGTTCTCCGGTTGACCGACTGCATGCGTCGTCCGTGTCGTAGTGTTTGTGTCAGCTGTCgatgtctctcctcctctttcttcctcgTCCGCCTCCACGGGGAAGCTCTCGGACTCGTCGCTCAGCTCAGACCTGTTGGATTCACTCTGTAGCCGAACTGTTGGCCGCTCTGAAGGAAAATCCTGAGAGTGAATGAAACCGccagaaacagacaaaacaaataggGGTTCATTTCAGTTCAACTAGTCTGTAAAGGCAGAACTTTTACAGCCCTACTCATTTACCAGTCCCTTCAGGATTTCTTCACGATCAtaactattaacacaaatttaacaaatccctgcaattttgaccaatcaccGCAACTTATCTGCAAATTAGACATTTAATCGCCATATGTCAGAAaactcacttccttgtttaGAAGACGCAGCAGACATGTAATACCAACATCTAACATTTACCTACAAAAAAGGACCGGGAAGACCAGGTCTCAGATCTCCTTTACCAAAACAGGGAAAGTGTTCTGCAGAACGTGCAGTATCGTGGTCGAACATAAAGGAAATCATCTACTGACAAACACTTTGAGAGAGAATGTCAGAAACACATGGAGGACGTCAGACAAGACAAATCACTGATACGCAGGCTGCTGCAACCCCGTCAGCTGGTTTAAATCTGCAGGGTTAGAGGTTAATGTAGTTTATCACAGAGTGACACGAGTAGCCTACTATCTTTGCATGACACTGAACTGCGTGTGTTTTTTCAAAGTATCAGATCTTATTATTCAACTGTAATTCTAATGTTTACAAAAATCACATCTATCtttcagttttcacttattcccacaaTTTCATTGCAAAAAAATGCCCAAGAACATCTCAACTTTCACCAAAATGttttagaaaagctgctgcaaaatcaggcattttaggCAACATCAACAAAAAAGGCCTGCGAGATCCTGGAGGGATTCTGATTTAGAGGTACGACCGAAAGGAGGCAAAACCTGAAGGTCTTATTTGGACCAATAATGATTAAatcctgaaaaaaacaacaacccccaGTCAAAACACAACAGCCAGTGAGTTGCACTCAACTGTTTTAGattgagctgctgctgcttcatctcttctcttcctcttggGGATCTCCTCCTGGCTGAGCTCCGCCTCCTCAGACGAGGAAGTCTTGGTGGGCGCCGCCTTCTTGGCTGCTGCTCGTTTAGTGCCGGTGGCTGCCGCTGCAGGTGCTTTACTTCTCCTCACAGCTGACTGAActaaagcagagagagaaacattcaGAGGAACTGCAGTCCGGCTGATGCCTGATGTTATGAGGCTGATAACgatatttaaattgtaaaaatcTGGTTCATATTAAAACTTTTACAGATATACATACAGTGTAAAGTACAGAGTGGGACATGTGTCCCAGTGTAAAGATAAATTTGTCAGttctctctggtggacaaaccaAAAGCATCTCCTCAAGAATTAATACGACCACATCAGGCAAGTCCAGTTTGGAGCAGAAGTTTTAAGTATCTCAAAATACCTCAAATGTCTCTAACTTGTTCTTGAGAAAAAGGACTTTACATTCCACCAATTCATCCAGATATATTACTTATATCTGTAGCTCAGAACCGGTTCCTTCTCCTGAAAGTTAAGACGACACCGAGAGCATCACAAGTTTCTCTTTAGGAAACTGGAACTCTTCCATCCGTCCACTCTGCCCAGTTAAACGCAGCTCTTAAGTGAGCGGATGGACGGAGTGATGGAAGCAGTAATAAAAAGCCTGAGCAGAGCAGAGCTGTCTGCTTTCCTTCAGAGTAAACATTAGAGAAGCGGCAGCACTCAGGGGAAACAGTGGCTGTTTAATActgtcagaaacacacactttgtCTCCATTTATCTGCTGTAATTATCAAAGAACATCCTGGTACGCAGAGAAAGGTTAAAGCGCAGGGTTATACTTCCATTCATTATCTTGTTAACGTCACGTCAGGAAATATCACAGCAGTCAACCTGTTCATGTTTTCCATCTAAATAACAGACGCCCTCAGACGTCAGCTGCAATTTAAGGTCAACAAAGGTCTGCGGCGTTCAGGTGGCGCTCCGACTCCCTGCAGGACCTGGACAACATCATTGAAAACACACTCTGTCCTTCAGCAGACACTTGGTGGATTAGTTCTGAGTGCAGGACAGGAACCGAAAATGTACCACAGCACGTGTTTTAAAACAGTCCTATATTAGCATCatgggaaaatatattttctggcTTCAAAACTGACCCACAAAAAAGGGAATTTAATATAGTAGGCCGGCAGGATATGAGGAAAATCTGCATTGTGCGAACATTTATGATATGacttgtaataaataaatactaaagtGTGCTTATTTTCTCTGCCTGGTAGTCT encodes:
- the aplf gene encoding aprataxin and PNK-like factor, whose translation is MSRFDLVPVDGGDPVHLPPGETVLGRGPLLGVSDRRVSRQHGLLENLNGQLRLKSTHMNPCFLLSSPTDDPRPLKKGSWCPLHHGDLFSLLPGQFIYKVVAVGGEDRTPRNSQALEEDKEVAVSPRPEPPPAVGPERGQTPPQEEPTPAARSNADNPDRSLNQGNSAQPKEVDDDQSDVTLSAPVRRVLPAWMMAAAAHSSSSSPKVQSAVRRSKAPAAAATGTKRAAAKKAAPTKTSSSEEAELSQEEIPKRKRRDEAAAAQSKTDFPSERPTVRLQSESNRSELSDESESFPVEADEEERGGETSTADTNTTTRTTHAVGQPENEDKTSKNGRQMTKRAESVGSNSGPSSRPAPSKPRLRAPCPYGKDCYRKNPVHFQECSHPGDTDYEEEDEEEEEEEADLPECPYGTDCYRKNPLHRKEYKHTKKPAAAKRTVRKKPPADDEDEDEDFEDDDSFINDDSEDVGDDSDYAPPDSDDSGKEDMKRLQKEAKAFVKRRK